A window of Amaranthus tricolor cultivar Red isolate AtriRed21 chromosome 8, ASM2621246v1, whole genome shotgun sequence genomic DNA:
atcttccctcacagggatctgatggtaaccagacctAAGGTCAATCTTAGAAAAGACACTTGCGCCctttaattgatcaaaaagatcatcaatTCTTGGCAAGGGATATCTATTTTTGATAGTTACCTTGTTCAGTTCACGGTAGTCAACACACAGCCGcatactaccatctttcttcttcacaaatagaACTGGAGCACCCCAAGGAGAAGCACTGGGCCTTATCAAACCCTTACCGATAACCTCTTGCAACTAAGTCtttaactcttgcatttctgagGGTGCCATTCTATAGGGGGGTTTAGAAATAGGAGCTCTACCTGGAATCAAATCAATCCCAAATTCTACATCTTTTCCGGGAGGGATTCCAGGTAATTCTTCGGGAAATACATCTAGATAGTCTCTGACAATGGGAATTTCTTCAAGCTTAACACCTTCGGAGACTTTAGTCACTTTGCACAAGAaaacttcattccctttcctttgtattttcatcatcttcatagTAGAGACGATGTTCACATCAGGCTTTGCTTTGGTGTTAGAATAAGAAACTCTCTCccctttatggtttctcaacaCCACCTTCTCATCATCCCTACAATGGAATATAGCTCGATATTCCTTCAACCAATCCATGCCGAATATCACATCGAATTCGTCCATGGGGAACTCTTTAAGATTTGCAGTCAATTCTACCTCGTTAATGATAACAGGAACGCTTCGAAAAGCGCGATGACAAGAAATTTTCTCCCCATTAGGAAGGGAGATCACATATTTAACAAACATAGAAGAGTTCAACTTGGCTTTTTCAATAAAGGAAGAAGAGATAAAAGAAGCAGTAGCACAagtatcaaataaaacataagcaAGAATAGAGTTCACGAGAATACTACCGGCAACGACATCAACATCCGATTCTTCCTCGGTTTCGATCATATTATAAACCCTGTTGCGGAGAGGGGCATTACCACCAGTAATTGTCTTACCTGCATCAGAATTCTTAGGGTAAGAGTACGAACGGTGACCCTCACCATTGCAATAGAAACACTTGACAGCGAAACCTTTTTGCCAGGGTGCCAATCTTTCTGGCACTTAAAACACTTCTTCAGTCTAGAATTAGAGGTACTCTCCTTCTTTGCAGGAATAAGCTTAGACTTCTTGGAGGGGTTTGTAGTATTAAATGAGGGAGGGGGCGTCTTGACTATGAGAGCACGCCTAGGAGCTTCTTCCTCCTTAACTGCAGCATAAGCACTAAGGGCAACTTCATAAGCCCTCTGGAAAGTAGCAGCACCTGAACACATCACTGGTACCTTAATCCGAGCATCTAACCTCCTCACATACAATCTCACTTTCTCAGCTTTAGAAGGGATCAAAACAACAGCAAAACGAGACAACTCTGTGAACTTGTTAGTATATGCTTGCACTGACATAAAACCCTGTTCCAGAGAGAGAAACTCTTCTCTTTCCAGCCACCTCAACTCGTCCGGATAGAATTTCTCCTTCAACTTCGTGGAGAACTGTTCCCACCCAAAGCCAGTGGTAGCAAGACATTCAGCTTTGACCATACCCCACCAGTTGTCAGCCTCTTTCTTCAGGTAATACGAGCCAATAGCTACCTTTTCAGCATCCGGGCAGCCAGTTGCGTCAAAGAGTTTTTCTATCTCATGCAACCAACCTTCGAGAACTACAGGATCGGCAGTACCCTCAAAGGCTGGGGGACGGTGACGATCAAACCGCTCAAAGACAGAATGGTTGTTAGCCAGACCAGTGGATCAATTTGCGAGGGCAATGATAGCATTCTCTAGAGCTCTCGGACGTTGGCGAGAAGACTCCTTCTCACATAGGTTCTTCTTCTAGGAGGCATCttacaaaacaaaaatttatatatagtcTTACATACTTTCTTGCTTTTCTAAAAGCAATTCCCATTTCTTACTACCCAAgtaattgtaacaccccggcccctcggaccgctggtggtACTCatagagactgtagactggccccacaaaccaacacaaatctttccagcgcactttggcctcactcgtgcgcacctgggaacacttcccaggaggtcacccatcctaagattgatCCCCactaagcacgcttaactgtggagttcttagtaaatggctccctagaaaagaagatgcaccttgttgaaatgagtagtctatcaatcctttttcaagctaaatctgagTTATTACACTtacccccacttaagaatacaacgtcctcgttggaccgtaacttcaggatcttttcccccgctaggtgcactaaacactatcagtcacggtcgcagggttgctctgataccatttgtaacaccccggcccaacGGACcaccggtgactactcatgaagactgtagactagccccacaaaccaacacaaatcGCCGTTGCCGGGGATCGAACCCGGGTCACCCGCGTTGTAATagaccgtttttcttaatcttaaatattttgacaaattcaataatcgtttcgttttattattttctttttaatgtcgtttcgaattttattccaatcattcttaagttcttgattttctttatttctcttaaaataaattaaattacctatatattaagtctagctaaattacctacaataacttaatctttttatttcctatattaatttatgattaaacaaaaaaaataaatataataataataataaaactataaaaaaaatataaaaaaaattaaaaaaaatgtaaaaatgtaaaaaagtgGGCGGCAAGCTAAAGCTAggtgacaaaaaaaattttcatatagtCTTATCTTAAAGATAAACCCAAGAGTAAATATCTTGGAGTAAATCATTAATACTTGCACATGAAggaaaattaaagtaataaaaaaaattttcaatcttaGCCTATTTATACCCAAGAACCGTGGGTAAAGAAAAAGGgaggagaaggaaaaaaaaaattattattattaattcataaGAGCTAATTCCTAAATaaattctaaaaaccctagaaaaattcctaaaaatcctgaaaaattttctaataatagtatttagtgttaattatagaaattcaaggggaggaagctaatattgtggctaaaagttctacaacaaaagaaattggttaatagtgaaattattgaaggtataaattcttacatatatttatttacatgaaattatgcccataaatttttatatgtgtttattatatttaaaattcattttctacaaattttggtgaattaattcgttgtaatttaatttatatgatttattctttgaaattgccaaaaactgcaaaatctgaaataatttaaattaaaatagtaaatattaatatttttaaaacgaaattttttttgtacgtatatatatatgagatatagcttgtgtattaatttcgtgaaatattgttgagtataaatattattattattttttttcctaaaaaaataaaccacataatctgaaataattttaattaaaatagtaaatattaatatttttaaacgaaactttttatgtatatatataaatatgagacatgagttgtgtattaatttcgtgaattattgctgaatataattatcattattattttttttgctaaaaaaacgcataaaataagtaaattcataaatttgggttaaaaataattaattctgaaaaaaataatttattttagtgttactgtattttcatttcatttaaattatttttgtgaaatcgtatgatatttaaattttaaagaaataaattaataaattaaattgttattgtaggcaaaaagaataaaaatgaaagaaatatttaaaattaatttattttggtgaataagaatatatgccaactcatttaataaattttttattttaaaatatttcgtgtcgatttcgatcctaagaaaattaattattcatgtacaaaatttaaaaataagttattaagaaaataataaagcataattgaaatttatctgtaaataaatactaaagacccattttagttttgatttagtttaataataaatgaatatttatatgcaagttgttatgaatttatttctattgtatgttattgtaatgttgcatttatatgaaaacagtaacatgataataaaaaggcttgatagtaaggaaatgtcgaaccatgcttccggcatgtaaaaaacgtcgGACGTGTTTTgtggcacgtaaaatacggcgaacacagtaaggttgtttaacctgacctgtggctcgagcaatattgtactggaggagtgacgactcccactaagttaggggttttggtttacctcaccctaacaggcccttacatatatcaaacaaagatcatatgtgttgcattcattaaataagtaatcggattccacgccctaagactcaagcagaagtgttagtaaatcatgccctggtactcaagcagaaggaccagaagtttaatatatataaatgaatctaatataaaaatgaattccctataatacataagataccttgcatattatttattgtgatgcacttatttttgcatattacttgttgcaatgcatatattctctatacttgtataattgcggtaagtttttatactcggttttttttaaagctgaccgatttccatcggctgttcccatatttcgggagcagatgctgcaggtaacttcacatgaagttattaagaagctattgtattgtttatgtgagattaggatattataagtatgtagtttatattatgggtatgtaaaaacgataattatgtattaacgaaagatgtaatacgtaaagttatattttaatgatttaagttttctttgtttttttttaaaaattttgttttgtttcattcctttttcgcaataatcacggtacgatagacttccgcttagcattacctactattatattataataaacctacattagaaaagaacgatcctttacacttggtatcagagccaacgttattcgaacggtcggatcttcttatccgatagtaggaaacaccgtgataaattacgttttaaaaaaaaattgtattttaaatgaaatttgttttgTGTGTTTTATGTGctaaaaaaaatgtgatttgcgatttaaaatatagcttaCGCAACACTTCCCTTCCTTATTAAAAGATGCCAAGAGGTGTTAGTAGAGGGTATATCGTAAGGGGTGAACCTTTGGAGATCATTATGATGGTTTACACCAAGAGTTTGAAGTTAAAGGTAAAGTCATTTCTGAAAAATTCCCTGTTTGTAATTTAAtagcaaatgttttgtttgacTATGGAGCGGATAGGTCTTTTATTTCTAATGCTTTTCTCCACATATCTTCTACTTCTTTGAAACCTCAAAAATCCCATTTGTGTATCAATTTACCTGATGGTACACCTTACCTGTGTGACcgtatcttttatgattttccattggagatttgtgggaatcttttaccagctgacttaattcaattcgatttgggaacatttgatatcattttgggtatagattggttggagagatattcagcgaagattttgtgtaaggaaaaggttgttagaataaaaactcCCGAGGGAATAAAGTGCATTCGAAAGAACTCAAGATCTCAGCTAGAGACAATTTCTGTAATTCAAGCAACACAAATGATAAAACAAGGAGatgaagggttcttatgttttgttactactaaagaagtaaaacctaaacctagtttgcaagaaaccccgatcgtgcaagaatattctgatgtgtttcctgaagaattacccggtatacctccaaaaagagaagtagacttTCATAATGACCTTATTCCTGATATCACCCCTATTTCTAAAACCccttaccgttttgctccagctgaattGGCTGAGCTGAAAAAGCAGCTAGACgaattgctggaaaaaggtttcattcgacctagtgtttcaccatggggagctccggttctctttgtcagaaagaaagatgggagtatgaggctatgcattgattatagggagatcaataagattaccatcaagaatcgttatcctttgccaaggatagacgacctttttgatcagttggggggagcaagggtcttttcgaagatagatttgaagtctggttatcatcaattgaggattgctgaagaagatattcctaagactgcattcagattcagatatgggcactatgagtttctagtaatgccatttggtctaacgaatgctccagcagcatttatggatctcatgcaaagatattccaacccttacctggataagtttgtggttgtgtttattgatgatatattggtgtattcgaagaatgaagaacaaCATGAGCagcacttaaggatagttttagagaagttgagaaaagagaaaatttttggcaagtttagtaaatgtgaattttggttagaaaagatatctttcatagggcacgttgtttcgaaggatggaatttctgttgaccctgaaaagattagggcagtgatggaatggccgaatccaaagagtgttactgaagtaagaagtttcttaggcttggcaggctattacaggaagtttgtggaaaatttttctaaaattgcccgaccattgtttgagttgcttaaaaagggagttcggtttcaatggggcgagaagcagagtaaatcattagaagagcttaagaggagacttacgacggcacctgtgttgatcatgcccgactgtgggaaagcatttgaggtatattgtgatgcatcgaaggaaggtttgggatgtgtgctaatgcaagaaggcaaagtagtagcttatgcgtcaaggcaattaaggccacacgagttgaattatccagtacacgacattgaactagcagctgtaatttttgccctgaagttatggagacattatctctacggagtaccatgcaagatcttcactgatcataaaaatttgaaatatgtcttcactCAGAAGGAGCTGAATATGAGACAAAAGGCGGTggctggaaatcattaaagactttgatgttgacataaattatcatcttggaaaagcaaacaaagtggctGATGCATTGAGCAGAAGGCCGAGGATATctgtaaatgctataatgacggtaccttgggaactataccgagaaattcagaagttagatctagaaattgttCATGACAGTCAAGTTGttgagtatttgggagcaatgactatacaaccgactttgttcgaaagaattatagaagcacaaggaagatcccgagataatcgaattaatcattcgagttcaaagGAAAGAGACAGAAGTGTTCGAAGTGGGTGCgaaaggtgaactaagaatgaatgggagattgtgtataccagacaacacagagctaaaagaagagattttgaaagaaggacaccaaggaatgtttcacttacaccctggtagagataagatgattgaagaattaaggaaattattttggtggaaagatATGAGAAAGGATGTAGCTGAATTTGTGTCCCGATGTTTGATTTGCCAGAAGGTCAAATTTGAAAGGCAGAAGAGTTCtggactacttcaaccactagaaattccggaatggaaatgggattctatatccatggattttgtagttggattaccaagaacgcaatggggaaatgacacaatttgggtaatagttgacagattgaccaaagttgcaagattcctgccaatgaagggaacatggtcagtaaaaCAATTAGCTGATGCTTATGTTCGAGAAGTTATAAGGTTACATGGAGTACCAAGAACAATTGTGTCTGACagagacccaaaatttttgtcacgattttggaaaaagttgcaagaagcattcggatcgaagctatgtttaagtactgcatttcatcctgctactgatggccaaaccgaaagaaccatccagacattagaggatcttttgagatgttgtattcttgaatttggtggttcatgagaacagaaattgcctttgatagagttttcgtacaacaacagctatcaaaccagcatca
This region includes:
- the LOC130821465 gene encoding uncharacterized protein LOC130821465, which encodes MGIAFRKARKYRFDRHRPPAFEGTADPVVLEGWLHEIEKLFDATGCPDAEKVAIGSYYLKKEADNWWGMVKAECLATTGFGWEQFSTKLKEKFYPDELRWLEREEFLSLEQGFMSVQAYTNKFTELSRFAVVLIPSKAEKVRLYVRRLDARIKVPVMCSGAATFQRAYEVALSAYAAVKEEEAPRRALIVKTPPPSFNTTNPSKKSKLIPAKKESTSNSRLKKCFKCQKDWHPGKKVSLSSVSIAMVRVTVRTLTLRILMQVRQLLVVMPLSATGFII